A single window of Sporosarcina sp. FSL W7-1349 DNA harbors:
- the pduL gene encoding phosphate propanoyltransferase — protein sequence MDQQLIEQIVGEVLGQLAKGQQELPANTIPIAVSARHLHLSPQHVETLFGKGYELTQRSELSQPGQFAANETVVIAGPKGSISNVRVLGPTRPQTQVEISWTDAMKIGVRPPIRESGDIKGSAPITIIGPQGSLFLEEGLIIAQSHIHMSPSDANRLDVQDGEVVTVEVDGIRPIAYRNVKIRVSDRYRLEMHIDTDEANAGFISKGANGRLVKSGQPSVAANVERSVSTPTKTVYEFGKKLLTNDDVRAIEEPDILLEKGTIVTALARDTARELGKSISFRK from the coding sequence ATGGATCAGCAATTAATTGAACAGATTGTCGGAGAAGTCCTGGGCCAATTGGCAAAAGGACAACAGGAACTGCCCGCCAATACGATTCCGATTGCCGTTTCTGCCCGTCATCTTCATCTGTCCCCGCAACACGTGGAAACCTTGTTCGGGAAAGGGTATGAACTGACACAACGATCGGAGCTTTCCCAGCCCGGCCAGTTCGCGGCGAATGAAACCGTCGTGATTGCCGGACCGAAAGGAAGCATTTCTAACGTCCGTGTGCTTGGACCGACCCGACCGCAGACACAAGTGGAAATCAGCTGGACGGATGCCATGAAAATTGGCGTACGTCCACCGATCCGCGAATCAGGGGATATAAAGGGTTCGGCGCCGATTACGATCATTGGGCCGCAGGGAAGTCTCTTTTTGGAAGAGGGGCTCATTATTGCCCAATCCCATATCCATATGTCGCCATCCGATGCAAACCGGTTGGATGTCCAAGATGGTGAAGTCGTGACTGTGGAAGTGGACGGCATCCGACCGATTGCCTATCGGAATGTGAAAATCCGGGTTTCCGACCGTTATCGATTGGAAATGCACATTGATACGGACGAAGCGAATGCGGGTTTCATTTCGAAAGGGGCGAATGGCCGGCTTGTAAAATCCGGCCAACCGTCCGTTGCGGCAAACGTCGAACGGTCCGTTTCCACTCCAACGAAAACAGTTTACGAGTTCGGCAAGAAATTGCTGACAAATGATGATGTGAGAGCCATTGAAGAACCGGATATTCTTTTGGAAAAAGGGA